Proteins encoded in a region of the Zea mays cultivar B73 chromosome 2, Zm-B73-REFERENCE-NAM-5.0, whole genome shotgun sequence genome:
- the LOC100384703 gene encoding ubiquitin carboxyl-terminal hydrolase isoform X2, with protein MLLFGSFTEDETKLFQGQPLKSPNKSVSKECERTEIQFGTLNFSVLSLEKVSTSSVVLPAKSANSETSAITKENTCSNEKKAAGSSLPNGRAILANGCPPVNVPANNDLFENVKKTEAVVPPVVPVKSISNPTPQMTLEVHNDGTEPTQSRKLDKEREITENGSPIVDTPIAAAPAEEAVTNLNKKTSQNMPLIPQGLRNTGNICFLNATLQALLSCSPFVHLLQDLRNRSIPKFGYPTLRAFVELISQFDVLDESVNKKKEKATTVAAKPLNPAMFDDVLRNFTPDVPAGITARPRQEDAQEFLSFAMDRVHDELLKLNGNGLDSKEGMVVSSSADDAWETVGRKNKSAIVRTHSFVPSELSAIFGGQLQSVVKAAGNKASATVQPFLLLHLDIFPDAVQTLNDALRLFSTPESLEGYRTTAGKAGLVTARKSFKIHALPKIMILHLKRFSYGNNGSTKIYKPLGFTSELVLSRDLLSSPSQEGRKYELVATITHHGRDPYRGHYTAHAKHADGQWLRFDDDAVVPVGENDVLHDQAYVLFYKQV; from the exons ATGTTGCTGTTTGGGTCCTTTACAGAGGACGAGACTAAGTTGTTCCAGGGTCAGCCTCTCAAAAGTCCAAATAAAAGCGTCAGCAAAGAATGTGAACGGACGGAGATCCAGTTTGGCACCCTGAACTTTTCAGTGCTGAGTTTAGAGAAGGTATCTACTTCCAGTGTTGTTCTTCCTGCAAAATCAGCAAACAGCGAGACCAGTGCCATCACAAAGGAGAATACATGCAGTAATGAAAAGAAAGCTGCAGGATCAAGCCTTCCAAATGGCAGAGCCATTCTGGCTAATGGATGCCCCCCTGTTAATGTTCCTGCCAACAATGATTTATTTGAGAATGTGAAGAAGACAGAAGCTGTTGTCCCACCAGTTGTGCCTGTAAAAAGCATCAGCAATCCAACACCACAAATGACATTGGAGGTGCATAACGATGGCACCGAACCCACTCAAAGCAGAAAGTTAGACAAGGAAAGGGAAATTACTGAAAATGGTAGCCCAATTGTCGATACACCCATTGCTGCAGCTCCAGCAGAAGAGGCAGTCACAAACCTAAATAAGAAAACCTCACAGAACATGCCCTTGATTCCACAAGGCTTGAGGAACACAGGAAATATCTGCTTTCTGAATGCAACTTTGCAGGCATTGCTTTCATGCTCGCCTTTTGTCCACCTTTTACAGGATCTGAGGAACCGTAGTATACCTAAG TTTGGCTACCCAACTCTGCGTGCATTTGTTGAGTTGATCTCTCAATTCGATGTGCTTGACGAGTCAGTTAACAAGAAAAAAGAGAAGGCTACTACTGTTGCTGCAAAGCCACTTAATCCTGCCATGTTTGATGATGTTCTCAGAAACTTTACACCAGATGTGCCGGCTGGAATAACTGCTCGGCCAAG GCAGGAAGATGCTCAAGAGTTTTTAAGTTTTGCCATGGATAGAGTGCATGATGAACTGCTGAAGCTTAATGGTAATGGTTTGGATTCAAAGGAGGGTATGGTTGTTTCTTCTTCTGCTGATGATGCTTGGGAGACAGTTGGAAGAAAGAACAAATCTGCAATAGTTAGAACACATAGTTTTGTTCCCTCTGAGCTAAGTGCTATTTTTGGAGGGCAGCTACAGAGCGTTGTGAAAGCTGCAG GTAACAAAGCATCAGCTACTGTTCAACCCTTTCTACTGCTTCATCTTGATATATTCCCAGATGCTGTTCAGACACTTAATGATGCACTTCGTCTGTTCTCTACCCCTGAATCTTTGGAAGGATACAGAACCACTGCTGGAAAG GCTGGTTTGGTGACAGCTAGAAAGTCATTCAAGATACACGCCCTTCCAAAGATAATGATCCTGCACTTAAAGAGGTTCAGTTATGGAAATAATGGGAGCACTAAAATCTACAAGCCACTCGGCTTCACATCTGAACTGGTTCTTAGTCGTGATCTGCTGAGCTCACCATCACAAGAG GGTAGAAAATATGAGCTTGTTGCAACCATCACTCATCATGGGAGGGACCCTTACAGAGGTCACTACACTGCTCATGCAAAGCATGCCGACGGGCAATGGCTTCGCTTTGACGATGACGCTGTTGTGCCCGTTGGCGAGAACGATGTCTTGCATGACCAAGCATATGTTCTCTTCTACAAACAAGTCTGA
- the LOC100384703 gene encoding ubiquitin carboxyl-terminal hydrolase isoform X1 — MSGGEKMLLFGSFTEDETKLFQGQPLKSPNKSVSKECERTEIQFGTLNFSVLSLEKVSTSSVVLPAKSANSETSAITKENTCSNEKKAAGSSLPNGRAILANGCPPVNVPANNDLFENVKKTEAVVPPVVPVKSISNPTPQMTLEVHNDGTEPTQSRKLDKEREITENGSPIVDTPIAAAPAEEAVTNLNKKTSQNMPLIPQGLRNTGNICFLNATLQALLSCSPFVHLLQDLRNRSIPKFGYPTLRAFVELISQFDVLDESVNKKKEKATTVAAKPLNPAMFDDVLRNFTPDVPAGITARPRQEDAQEFLSFAMDRVHDELLKLNGNGLDSKEGMVVSSSADDAWETVGRKNKSAIVRTHSFVPSELSAIFGGQLQSVVKAAGNKASATVQPFLLLHLDIFPDAVQTLNDALRLFSTPESLEGYRTTAGKAGLVTARKSFKIHALPKIMILHLKRFSYGNNGSTKIYKPLGFTSELVLSRDLLSSPSQEGRKYELVATITHHGRDPYRGHYTAHAKHADGQWLRFDDDAVVPVGENDVLHDQAYVLFYKQV; from the exons ATGTTGCTGTTTGGGTCCTTTACAGAGGACGAGACTAAGTTGTTCCAGGGTCAGCCTCTCAAAAGTCCAAATAAAAGCGTCAGCAAAGAATGTGAACGGACGGAGATCCAGTTTGGCACCCTGAACTTTTCAGTGCTGAGTTTAGAGAAGGTATCTACTTCCAGTGTTGTTCTTCCTGCAAAATCAGCAAACAGCGAGACCAGTGCCATCACAAAGGAGAATACATGCAGTAATGAAAAGAAAGCTGCAGGATCAAGCCTTCCAAATGGCAGAGCCATTCTGGCTAATGGATGCCCCCCTGTTAATGTTCCTGCCAACAATGATTTATTTGAGAATGTGAAGAAGACAGAAGCTGTTGTCCCACCAGTTGTGCCTGTAAAAAGCATCAGCAATCCAACACCACAAATGACATTGGAGGTGCATAACGATGGCACCGAACCCACTCAAAGCAGAAAGTTAGACAAGGAAAGGGAAATTACTGAAAATGGTAGCCCAATTGTCGATACACCCATTGCTGCAGCTCCAGCAGAAGAGGCAGTCACAAACCTAAATAAGAAAACCTCACAGAACATGCCCTTGATTCCACAAGGCTTGAGGAACACAGGAAATATCTGCTTTCTGAATGCAACTTTGCAGGCATTGCTTTCATGCTCGCCTTTTGTCCACCTTTTACAGGATCTGAGGAACCGTAGTATACCTAAG TTTGGCTACCCAACTCTGCGTGCATTTGTTGAGTTGATCTCTCAATTCGATGTGCTTGACGAGTCAGTTAACAAGAAAAAAGAGAAGGCTACTACTGTTGCTGCAAAGCCACTTAATCCTGCCATGTTTGATGATGTTCTCAGAAACTTTACACCAGATGTGCCGGCTGGAATAACTGCTCGGCCAAG GCAGGAAGATGCTCAAGAGTTTTTAAGTTTTGCCATGGATAGAGTGCATGATGAACTGCTGAAGCTTAATGGTAATGGTTTGGATTCAAAGGAGGGTATGGTTGTTTCTTCTTCTGCTGATGATGCTTGGGAGACAGTTGGAAGAAAGAACAAATCTGCAATAGTTAGAACACATAGTTTTGTTCCCTCTGAGCTAAGTGCTATTTTTGGAGGGCAGCTACAGAGCGTTGTGAAAGCTGCAG GTAACAAAGCATCAGCTACTGTTCAACCCTTTCTACTGCTTCATCTTGATATATTCCCAGATGCTGTTCAGACACTTAATGATGCACTTCGTCTGTTCTCTACCCCTGAATCTTTGGAAGGATACAGAACCACTGCTGGAAAG GCTGGTTTGGTGACAGCTAGAAAGTCATTCAAGATACACGCCCTTCCAAAGATAATGATCCTGCACTTAAAGAGGTTCAGTTATGGAAATAATGGGAGCACTAAAATCTACAAGCCACTCGGCTTCACATCTGAACTGGTTCTTAGTCGTGATCTGCTGAGCTCACCATCACAAGAG GGTAGAAAATATGAGCTTGTTGCAACCATCACTCATCATGGGAGGGACCCTTACAGAGGTCACTACACTGCTCATGCAAAGCATGCCGACGGGCAATGGCTTCGCTTTGACGATGACGCTGTTGTGCCCGTTGGCGAGAACGATGTCTTGCATGACCAAGCATATGTTCTCTTCTACAAACAAGTCTGA
- the LOC100193790 gene encoding Protein EARLY RESPONSIVE TO DEHYDRATION 15 produces MSAVAAMATSSLNPNAPLFIPAAYRQVEEFSPEWYELVNTTAWFRDHWFRQHQHHEAAFAAAADAELDVAALLPDDSVDLLDTDDLFYAPDVHHPHNAKPALLPGYDLDMLRALSLSSPRAAAAPSPSPLLRAQQQRHADRPAHHARGAARRVIIHQPR; encoded by the coding sequence ATGAGCGCCGTGGCCGCCATGGCGACGTCGTCGCTGAACCCCAACGCGCCGCTCTTCATCCCGGCGGCGTACCGGCAGGTGGAGGAATTCTCGCCCGAGTGGTATGAGCTCGTCAACACCACCGCCTGGTTCCGGGACCACTGGTTCCGCCAGCACCAGCACCACGAGGCCgccttcgccgccgccgccgacgccgaGCTCGACGTCGCCGCGCTCCTCCCCGACGACTCCGTCGACCTCCTCGACACCGACGACCTCTTCTACGCGCCTGACGTCCACCACCCCCACAACGCCAAGCCGGCGCTGCTGCCCGGGTACGACCTCGACATGCTCAGGGCGCTGAGCCTCAGCTCCCCCcgggccgccgccgcgccgtcgccgtcgccgttgcTGCGCGCCCAGCAGCAGAGGCACGCGGACAGGCCGGCGCACCACGCCAGGGGCGCCGCGCGCCGCGTCATCATCCACCAGCCTCGCTAG
- the LOC103647916 gene encoding pentatricopeptide repeat-containing protein At3g46790, chloroplastic: MVIEMTPPSSGRLSALLRRCAASGALSPGAQLHAQALVGGRLPDTTLDTDLVLLYSRCGALHRAREVFDGMPSPSMHAYNVLLAASPPDAAVKLVSRLVASGLRPDRYSVPAVLRACAESRDALLGSVLHGFAVRLGLLANVVVSGALLDMYAKTGTLGDAGRVFDEMPERDAVAWNCMVTGYARAGRSEETLELFRKAQIESAGMARDLRAVPSVLNVCADEGQLMKGREIHGRMARCLASSSDTVVGNALIDMYGKCGQVDGAQAVFASMEEKNVVSWSSLISCYGVHGMGKEALRVYEEMVSVGVKPNCVTFVSILSSCSHSGLVSDGRRIFESMRKVHAVEPTADHYACMVDLLGRAGAIEEAVGLVNEMPMEPGASLWGALLSACAIHNNVDVGEVAAYRLFELEEDNASNYVTLCGIYDAIGRSDSVAGLRSRMRELGMVKTPGCSWVHVKGRAYAFYQGCVPRYLRRQMLRVLGHLLEDMAGSGYENEHLSMCHGIVGY, translated from the coding sequence ATGGTCATCGAGATGACGCCACCCTCCTCCGGCCGTCTCTCGGCCCTCCTCCGCCGGTGCGCAGCGAGCGGCGCGCTCTCCCCAGGCGCGCAGCTCCACGCGCAGGCACTGGTCGGCGGGCGCCTTCCGGACACCACCCTGGACACAGACCTCGTCCTGCTCTACAGCCGCTGCGGGGCGCTCCACCGCGCCCGCGAGGTGTTCGACGGAATGCCCTCTCCGTCCATGCACGCGTACAACGTCCTCCTCGCGGCCTCCCCTCCCGATGCGGCCGTGAAGCTCGTGTCCCGCCTCGTCGCCTCGGGCCTGCGCCCCGACAGGTACTCCGTCCCCGCCGTGCTCCGCGCGTGCGCCGAGTCGCGCGACGCGCTCCTCGGTTCCGTGCTCCACGGTTTCGCCGTCCGGCTCGGGTTGCTGGCCAATGTCGTGGTCTCCGGCGCGCTGCTGGACATGTACGCTAAGACCGGGACGCTGGGTGACGCGGGCAGAGTGTTCGACGAGATGCCGGAGAGAGACGCCGTCGCGTGGAACTGCATGGTTACTGGGTACGCGAGGGCTGGGAGGTCAGAGGAAACCCTGGAACTCTTTCGGAAGGCGCAGATCGAGTCCGCGGGTATGGCGAGGGATCTGCGGGCCGTGCCGAGCGTGCTGAATGTCTGCGCAGACGAAGGGCAGCTGATGAAAGGGAGAGAGATCCATGGCAGGATGGCGCGGTGCCTTGCTTCTAGTTCAGATACCGTGGTGGGGAACGCGTTGATAGACATGTACGGTAAGTGTGGCCAGGTTGACGGAGCGCAGGCGGTGTTCGCGAGCATGGAGGAGAAGAACGTGGTGAGCTGGTCGTCGCTGATATCTTGCTACGGCGTCCATGGCATGGGAAAGGAAGCGCTGAGGGTTTACGAGGAGATGGTGTCCGTTGGGGTGAAGCCAAACTGCGTCACGTTCGTCTCAATCCTGTCGAGTTGCAGCCACTCCGGGCTCGTGAGCGATGGCCGGAGGATCTTCGAGTCGATGCGCAAGGTCCACGCGGTAGAGCCCACCGCTGACCACTACGCATGCATGGTTGATCTCTTGGGGCGTGCCGGAGCCATCGAGGAAGCTGTTGGGCTGGTAAACGAGATGCCTATGGAGCCCGGTGCTAGTCTGTGGGGAGCGTTGCTCTCTGCCTGCGCGATCCATAACAACGTCGATGTCGGAGAGGTTGCGGCTTATAGGCTGTTCGAGTTGGAAGAAGACAATGCTAGCAACTACGTCACTCTATGTGGCATATACGATGCGATTGGCCGATCTGACAGTGTTGCAGGGTTAAGGTCGAGGATGAGAGAGCTCGGCATGGTGAAGACGCCTGGCTGCAGTTGGGTTCATGTGAAGGGAAGAGCCTACGCCTTCTACCAGGGGTGCGTGCCACGGTACTTGAGGAGACAGATGCTTCGCGTTTTAGGCCATCTGCTCGAGGATATGGCTGGTTCAGGATATGAGAATGAACATCTGAGCATGTGCCATGGGATAGTTGGGTACTGA